In a single window of the Megalobrama amblycephala isolate DHTTF-2021 linkage group LG3, ASM1881202v1, whole genome shotgun sequence genome:
- the arrb2b gene encoding arrestin, beta 2b produces the protein MGDKAGTRVFKKSSPNCKLTVYLGKRDFVDHLDHVDPVDGVLLIDPEYLKDRKVFVTLTCAFRYGREDLDVLGLSFRKDLFISSFQAFPPLPEERKPLSRLQERLLKKLGQNAYPFNFTIPQNLPCSVTLQPGPEDTGKACGVDFEVRAFCAKTVDEKTHKRNSVRLVIRKVQYAPEKPGPQPMVETTRSFLMSDRSLHLEASLDKELYYHGEPISVNVHVTNNSTKTVKRVKISVRQYADICLFSTAQYKCPVAQVEADDQVSPSSTFCKVYTLTPTLSNNREKRGLALDGQLKHEDTNLASSTIVKDVSNKEVLGILVSYRVKVKLVVSRGGDVSVELPFVLMHPKPSEQPNSRPQSAVPETDVPVDANLIEFETNNFSQDDDFVFEDFARLRLKGMKDEEDDHFC, from the exons AGTCTTCAAGAAGTCCAGCCCCAACTGCAAG CTCACAGTATACTTGGGGAAGAGGGACTTTGTGGATCATCTAGATCACGTGGACCCTGTAG ATGGGGTGCTCTTGATTGACCCAGAATACCTAAAAGACAGAAAAG TTTTTGTGACCCTGACGTGTGCCTTCCGTTATGGCCGTGAAGATCTGGACGTGCTGGGCCTGTCTTTCCGAAAGGATCTCTTCATCTCCAGTTTCCAGGCCTTTCCCCCTCTGCCTGAGGAGCGCAAACCGCTCAGTCGGCTACAGGAGAGACTGCTCAAGAAGCTAGGCCAGAACGCGTACCCCTTCAACTTCACG ATTCCTCAGAACCTTCCCTGTTCAGTGACTCTACAGCCCGGGCCAGAGGACACAGGAAAG GCATGTGGTGTTGACTTTGAAGTCAGGGCATTTTGTGCCAAAACTGTGGATGAGAAGACTCACAAACG GAACTCTGTGCGGTTGGTCATTCGTAAGGTACAGTACGCTCCAGAGAAGCCTGGGCCGCAGCCAATGGTGGAGACCACACGCAGCTTCCTTATGTCTGACCGTTCCCTTCACCTCGAGGCCTCACTAGATAAAGAG CTCTACTACCATGGTGAACCTATCAGTGTCAACGTTCATGTCACCAACAACTCCACCAAAACAGTTAAACGAGTTAAAATCTCTG TGCGACAGTATGCCGATATCTGTTTGTTCAGCACCGCACAGTACAAATGTCCTGTGGCTCAGGTTGAAGCCGA TGACCAGGTGTCACCCAGCTCCACGTTCTGTAAGGTGTACACACTCACCCCCACACTGAGCAATAACAGAGAGAAGAGGGGTCTGGCTCTGGATGGACAGCTAAAACATGAAGACACCAACTTGGCCTCCAGCACCAT AGTGAAGGATGTGTCCAATAAGGAGGTCCTGGGAATCTTGGTGTCCTACAGAGTTAAAGTCAAGCTTGTGGTGTCTCGTGGAGG TGATGTGTCAGTGGAGCTGCCTTTTGTCTTGATGCACCCTAAGCCCTCCGAACAGCCCAACTCTAGACCGCAGTCAG CTGTGCCAGAGACAGATGTCCCTGTGGACGCCAACCTCATAGAGTTTGAAACAAA TAATTTCTCACAGGATGATGACTTTGTGTTTGAGGACTTTGCAAGGCTCAGGCTGAAGGGAATGAAAGATGAAGAGGATGACCACTTCTGCTAA